Proteins encoded within one genomic window of Streptomyces sp. NBC_01314:
- the lnt gene encoding apolipoprotein N-acyltransferase, whose product MTVTATPVDEPEQLEPQAAPVSRVSRWAGRLLPAAAAALSGVLLYVSFPPRTAWWLALPAFAVFGWVLRGRGWKAGLGLGYLFGLGFLLPLLVWTGVEVGPGPWLALVVIEAVFVALVGAGVAAVSKLPGWPVWAAAIWIAGEAARARAPFSGFPWGKLAFGQADGVFLPLAALGGTPVLGFAVVLCGFGLYELVRLVVENRRTGEAVRRGTAAMAALSVAVPLVGALASRALVSDEAEDGTATVAVIQGNVPRLGLDFNAQRRAVLDYHAKETERLAADVRAGKADQPDFVLWPENSSDIDPFANPDARAVIDKAAAAIGAPISVGGVVERDGRLYNEQILWDPEKGPVDTYDKRQIQPFGEYLPLRSLIGAINSEWTSMVRQDFSRGSQPGVFTMDGAKVGLVTCYEAAFDWAVRSEVTDGAQLISVPSNNATFDRSEMTYQQLAMSRVRAVEHSRTVTVPVTSGVSAIIMPDGKITQKTGMFVPDSLVQKVPLRSSETPATRFGIAPEMLLVLVAAGGLGWAIGAGVRGRRAGGV is encoded by the coding sequence GTGACCGTCACCGCCACTCCCGTAGACGAGCCGGAACAGCTCGAACCCCAGGCCGCGCCCGTTTCCCGGGTGTCCCGATGGGCCGGCCGGCTCCTTCCGGCCGCCGCCGCGGCGCTCTCCGGGGTGCTGCTCTACGTCAGCTTCCCGCCCCGGACCGCGTGGTGGCTGGCCCTGCCGGCCTTCGCGGTCTTCGGCTGGGTGCTGCGCGGACGCGGCTGGAAGGCGGGCCTCGGCCTCGGCTACCTCTTCGGCCTCGGATTCCTGCTGCCGCTGCTGGTGTGGACCGGCGTGGAGGTGGGCCCCGGACCGTGGCTCGCGCTCGTCGTGATCGAGGCGGTGTTCGTGGCCCTCGTCGGCGCGGGTGTCGCCGCCGTGTCGAAGCTGCCCGGCTGGCCGGTATGGGCCGCCGCGATCTGGATCGCCGGTGAGGCGGCCCGCGCGCGTGCCCCGTTCAGCGGCTTCCCCTGGGGCAAGCTCGCCTTCGGCCAGGCGGACGGCGTCTTCCTGCCGCTGGCCGCGCTCGGCGGCACCCCGGTGCTCGGCTTCGCGGTCGTCCTCTGCGGCTTCGGCCTGTACGAACTGGTGCGGCTGGTCGTCGAGAACCGGCGCACCGGCGAGGCCGTACGCCGGGGCACCGCGGCCATGGCGGCGCTGTCCGTGGCCGTCCCCCTGGTCGGGGCCCTCGCGTCCCGAGCCCTGGTGAGCGACGAGGCCGAGGACGGCACCGCGACCGTGGCGGTCATCCAGGGCAACGTCCCGCGCCTGGGGCTCGACTTCAACGCCCAGCGGCGGGCCGTGCTCGACTACCACGCCAAGGAGACCGAGCGGCTGGCCGCCGACGTCAGGGCCGGCAAGGCCGACCAGCCCGACTTCGTGCTCTGGCCGGAGAACTCCTCCGACATCGACCCCTTCGCCAACCCCGACGCCCGCGCGGTGATCGACAAGGCGGCCGCCGCCATCGGAGCCCCCATCTCCGTCGGCGGTGTCGTCGAGCGGGACGGCAGGCTCTACAACGAGCAGATCCTCTGGGACCCGGAGAAGGGCCCCGTCGACACGTACGACAAGCGGCAGATCCAGCCGTTCGGCGAGTACCTTCCCCTGCGGTCGCTCATCGGCGCCATCAACAGCGAGTGGACGTCCATGGTCCGCCAGGACTTCAGCCGGGGCTCCCAGCCGGGTGTGTTCACCATGGACGGGGCCAAGGTCGGCCTCGTCACCTGCTACGAGGCGGCCTTCGACTGGGCCGTGCGCTCCGAGGTCACCGACGGCGCGCAGCTGATCTCGGTGCCGAGCAACAACGCGACGTTCGACCGCAGCGAGATGACCTACCAGCAGCTCGCCATGTCCCGGGTCCGCGCCGTCGAACACAGCCGCACCGTCACCGTGCCGGTGACCAGCGGCGTCAGCGCGATCATCATGCCGGACGGGAAGATCACCCAGAAGACGGGCATGTTCGTCCCGGACTCGCTGGTCCAGAAGGTGCCGCTGCGCTCCTCCGAGACGCCCGCCACCCGGTTCGGTATCGCGCCCGAGATGTTGTTGGTGCTGGTCGCGGCCGGTGGGCTCGGCTGGGCGATCGGGGCCGGTGTGCGCGGGAGGCGCGCCGGTGGCGTGTAG
- a CDS encoding NUDIX domain-containing protein — protein MATPDFIRTLRASAGNQLLWLPGVTALVLDDEGRVLLNRRSDNGRWSLIGGIPDPGEQPAACAVREVYEETAVRCVAERVVLVQALDPVRYDNGDVCQYMDTTFHCRAVGGEARVNDDESLDVGWFSLDALPDLSEFALFRIKQTMSDTVTWFDPTV, from the coding sequence ATGGCTACCCCTGATTTCATCCGCACACTCCGTGCCTCCGCCGGCAACCAGTTGCTCTGGCTCCCCGGAGTCACCGCCCTCGTCCTCGACGACGAGGGCAGAGTGCTGCTCAACCGCCGGTCCGACAACGGCAGGTGGTCGCTCATCGGCGGCATCCCCGACCCGGGGGAGCAGCCGGCGGCCTGTGCCGTGCGGGAGGTCTACGAGGAGACGGCGGTCCGGTGCGTCGCCGAACGGGTCGTCCTGGTCCAGGCGTTGGACCCGGTGCGGTACGACAACGGGGACGTCTGCCAGTACATGGACACCACGTTCCACTGCCGTGCCGTCGGCGGCGAGGCGCGCGTCAACGACGACGAGTCCCTCGACGTCGGCTGGTTCTCGCTGGACGCCCTGCCGGACCTGAGCGAGTTCGCGCTCTTCCGCATCAAGCAGACGATGTCCGACACGGTCACCTGGTTCGACCCCACGGTCTGA
- a CDS encoding PaaX family transcriptional regulator C-terminal domain-containing protein, with amino-acid sequence MQTNVPGRPTELELRPLSARSVVLSLLLGMHPPELPVKDLVGHVEAFGVAGSTLRAALSRMVSAGDLRRADAVYRLSDRLLDRQRRQDASVHPETRPWNGDWEMVVVTTTGRRPADRADLRTRLTALRLAELREGVWLRPANLRPTRPPNLGPMVQHFTGRPDQATGGMTAEDLSASLWPLEAWAATAEALLAHIERNRLPADRFTALAAAVRHLLADPVLPSELLPERWPGPELRAAYTAYRRELIETVLGRTD; translated from the coding sequence ATGCAGACGAACGTGCCGGGGCGGCCCACCGAGCTCGAACTGCGGCCGCTGTCCGCACGGTCGGTCGTCCTCAGCCTGCTGCTGGGCATGCATCCGCCCGAGTTGCCCGTGAAGGATCTGGTGGGGCACGTGGAGGCCTTCGGGGTCGCGGGGTCCACGCTGCGGGCCGCGCTCAGCCGAATGGTGTCGGCGGGGGACCTGCGTCGCGCGGACGCCGTCTACCGCCTCAGCGACCGGCTCCTCGACCGCCAACGCCGTCAGGACGCGTCGGTGCACCCCGAGACGCGGCCGTGGAACGGCGACTGGGAGATGGTCGTCGTCACCACGACCGGCCGCCGCCCCGCCGACCGCGCCGACCTCCGCACACGCCTGACGGCCCTACGGCTCGCCGAGCTACGGGAAGGGGTGTGGCTACGCCCGGCCAACCTCCGCCCCACCCGGCCGCCGAACCTGGGCCCGATGGTCCAGCACTTCACTGGCCGCCCCGACCAGGCCACCGGCGGCATGACCGCCGAGGACCTGTCGGCGAGCCTGTGGCCGCTGGAGGCCTGGGCCGCCACCGCCGAGGCACTGCTCGCCCACATCGAGCGGAACCGTCTGCCGGCCGACCGCTTCACCGCCCTCGCTGCCGCCGTACGGCATCTGCTGGCCGACCCCGTCCTCCCCTCCGAACTCCTGCCGGAGCGGTGGCCGGGCCCCGAGCTGCGGGCCGCGTACACGGCGTACCGGCGGGAGTTGATCGAGACGGTGTTGGGGCGCACGGACTGA